One Alcaligenes ammonioxydans DNA segment encodes these proteins:
- the sodB gene encoding superoxide dismutase [Fe] has translation MAFTLPALPYELNALEPHISKETLEYHYGKHHQAYVTNLNNLVAGTEFENASLEDVVKKSSGGVFNNAAQVWNHTFYWNSLAPNGGGAPTGKLADAINAKWGSFDAFKEAFTKSAVGNFGSGWTWLVKKADGSLDIVNTSNAGTTLTSDDVALITCDVWEHAYYIDYRNARPKYLEIFWNLVNWDFAAKNLG, from the coding sequence ATGGCATTCACTCTTCCAGCTCTTCCATACGAACTCAACGCCCTTGAGCCACACATCTCCAAAGAAACCTTGGAGTATCACTACGGTAAGCATCATCAGGCTTACGTCACCAACCTGAACAATCTGGTTGCTGGCACCGAATTCGAAAATGCTTCCCTGGAAGATGTGGTCAAGAAATCCTCCGGTGGCGTGTTCAACAACGCTGCTCAGGTCTGGAACCACACTTTCTACTGGAACAGCCTGGCTCCCAATGGCGGCGGCGCTCCTACCGGCAAGCTGGCTGACGCCATCAATGCAAAATGGGGCAGCTTCGATGCCTTCAAAGAAGCCTTTACCAAGTCTGCTGTTGGCAACTTCGGTTCGGGCTGGACCTGGTTGGTCAAAAAGGCCGACGGTTCCCTGGATATCGTCAACACCAGCAACGCTGGCACGACCCTGACCTCCGATGATGTTGCCTTGATCACCTGTGACGTCTGGGAACACGCTTACTACATCGACTACCGCAACGCCCGTCCCAAGTACCTGGAAATTTTCTGGAACCTGGTGAACTGGGATTTTGCGGCCAAGAACCTGGGCTAA
- the bfr gene encoding bacterioferritin, with the protein MLGNPEVINYLNQLLRGELAARDQYFIHSRFYEHLGFTRLYERMNHEMEEETQHADALIRRILMLDGIPDMRPTAFEPGHDVVSMLRKDLDLEYEVRAALRKGIELAESASDFVTRDIILAQLRDTEEDHAYWLEKQLGLIEKVGLENYQQSQM; encoded by the coding sequence ATGCTAGGCAACCCCGAAGTCATCAATTATTTGAATCAATTGCTACGCGGCGAACTGGCAGCACGCGACCAATACTTTATCCATTCCCGGTTTTATGAACATCTGGGCTTTACCCGGCTCTACGAGCGAATGAACCATGAAATGGAAGAAGAAACCCAGCATGCCGACGCCCTGATCCGCCGGATTCTGATGCTCGACGGCATTCCTGACATGCGACCTACCGCGTTTGAGCCCGGGCATGACGTAGTGAGCATGCTGCGCAAAGACCTGGATCTGGAATACGAAGTGCGTGCCGCATTGCGCAAAGGGATTGAACTGGCCGAATCCGCCAGCGACTTCGTGACGCGCGACATCATTCTGGCTCAACTGCGTGACACAGAAGAAGACCACGCCTATTGGCTGGAAAAACAATTGGGCTTGATAGAGAAAGTCGGCCTGGAAAATTATCAGCAATCACAGATGTAA
- the pcaF gene encoding 3-oxoadipyl-CoA thiolase, producing the protein MTQDAFICDAIRTPFGRYGGSLSAVRADDLGAVPIAALMKRNPQVDWSKLDDVMYGCANQAGEDNRNVARMSALLAGLPVDVPGVTLNRLCGSGLDAIGSAARAIRAGDASFILAGGVESMSRAPFVVGKAETAFSRSAGMYDTTIGWRFINKAMKEQYGVDSMPETAENVAQQFNVSREDQDLFAFNSQLRAAAAQEAGILAEEITPVIIPQRKGDAIVVDKDEHPRATTLESLARLKPVVRADGTVTAGNASGVNDGACALLVANKASVQAHGLTPRARVVAMAFAGVEPRIMGIGPAPASQKVLALAGLTLDQMDVIELNEAFAAQGLAVTRMLGLADNDPRVNPNGGAIALGHPLGASGARLAIAAINQLHRTGGRYALCTMCIGVGQGVALILERV; encoded by the coding sequence ATGACTCAGGACGCCTTTATTTGTGACGCAATTCGTACGCCTTTCGGACGTTATGGTGGTTCGCTGTCCGCTGTGAGGGCGGATGACCTGGGCGCAGTGCCCATCGCAGCCCTGATGAAGCGCAATCCGCAAGTCGATTGGAGCAAGCTCGATGACGTGATGTACGGTTGCGCCAATCAAGCCGGTGAAGACAATCGTAACGTTGCGCGCATGTCTGCGCTGTTGGCTGGTTTGCCCGTGGACGTGCCCGGTGTGACCCTGAACCGTCTGTGTGGCTCGGGCCTGGACGCGATTGGATCGGCCGCTCGCGCGATTCGCGCCGGCGATGCCTCCTTCATCCTGGCCGGTGGTGTGGAAAGCATGAGCCGTGCTCCCTTCGTCGTGGGCAAGGCGGAAACAGCTTTTTCCCGCAGCGCAGGAATGTACGACACCACGATCGGCTGGCGTTTCATCAACAAGGCCATGAAAGAGCAGTACGGGGTGGATTCCATGCCCGAAACGGCTGAGAATGTGGCGCAGCAGTTCAACGTGTCGCGTGAAGACCAGGACCTGTTTGCGTTCAACAGTCAGTTGCGTGCGGCCGCTGCTCAGGAGGCCGGCATTCTGGCTGAGGAAATTACGCCTGTAATTATTCCGCAGCGCAAAGGCGATGCCATTGTGGTGGACAAGGATGAGCATCCCCGTGCTACGACGCTGGAGTCTCTGGCTCGTTTGAAACCTGTCGTGCGTGCCGATGGTACCGTCACCGCTGGCAATGCGTCTGGGGTGAACGATGGTGCCTGCGCACTGTTGGTTGCCAACAAGGCAAGCGTGCAGGCGCATGGTCTGACACCTCGGGCGCGTGTGGTGGCCATGGCGTTTGCCGGCGTGGAGCCCCGCATCATGGGTATTGGCCCCGCTCCTGCCAGCCAGAAAGTCCTGGCCCTGGCCGGACTGACCTTGGATCAAATGGATGTGATTGAATTGAACGAGGCCTTTGCCGCGCAGGGTCTGGCGGTCACGCGCATGCTGGGCCTGGCCGACAATGATCCGCGCGTGAACCCGAATGGGGGCGCAATTGCGTTGGGCCACCCGCTGGGTGCCAGTGGCGCGCGTTTGGCGATTGCAGCTATCAATCAACTGCATCGTACTGGTGGCCGCTACGCCCTGTGCACCATGTGTATTGGCGTCGGTCAGGGCGTGGCTTTGATTCTTGAGCGCGTCTAA
- a CDS encoding DUF192 domain-containing protein — protein sequence MQYRTTTTGPARPVFFACLLAAFCISAPALANETLPILTLKLGSKQIQAEVADRDETRAQGLMHRESLPPDHGMLFVFEQTGMPCFWMKNTPLPLDIAFITDDGTISNIEAMQPFDLQSHCPVQPVRYALEMEQGWFKQANKKAGEKITGLPALKP from the coding sequence ATGCAGTATCGCACGACGACTACGGGGCCTGCGCGCCCTGTTTTTTTTGCCTGTCTTCTGGCCGCGTTTTGCATCAGCGCCCCGGCCCTGGCAAATGAGACTCTTCCCATCCTGACACTGAAACTGGGTTCCAAACAGATCCAGGCCGAAGTGGCTGATCGCGATGAGACGCGTGCACAAGGTTTGATGCATCGAGAAAGCCTGCCCCCCGATCACGGCATGTTATTTGTATTCGAACAAACCGGAATGCCTTGCTTCTGGATGAAGAATACGCCTTTGCCGCTGGATATTGCCTTCATTACGGATGACGGCACCATTAGCAATATCGAGGCCATGCAACCCTTTGATCTTCAATCCCACTGCCCGGTGCAACCCGTACGCTACGCCCTGGAGATGGAGCAGGGCTGGTTTAAGCAGGCCAATAAAAAGGCCGGTGAGAAGATCACCGGCCTGCCTGCTCTAAAACCCTAG
- a CDS encoding cold-shock protein — protein sequence MSETTTTAGTGDNQKLSGTVKWFNDAKGFGFITPDNGGEDLFAHFSSIQMNGFKTLKEGQKVLYEVAQGPKGKQALNITSP from the coding sequence ATGTCGGAAACTACCACCACCGCAGGCACTGGAGACAATCAAAAACTATCCGGGACCGTTAAGTGGTTCAATGACGCCAAAGGCTTTGGGTTTATTACACCCGATAACGGCGGCGAAGATCTCTTCGCTCATTTTTCATCCATTCAGATGAACGGGTTCAAGACGTTGAAAGAAGGCCAGAAAGTTCTGTATGAAGTTGCCCAAGGCCCCAAAGGCAAGCAGGCACTTAATATTACTTCGCCTTAA
- the clpS gene encoding ATP-dependent Clp protease adapter ClpS, which produces MAIEIDKQGATTVERQSARLAPPPMYQVILLNDDYTPMEFVVNVLERVFAKTPEQAEQLMLKVHYEGRAVCGVYPRDIAATKVEIVRQLAQSRQHPLQCVMEPVPDA; this is translated from the coding sequence ATGGCCATTGAGATCGATAAGCAAGGCGCCACAACGGTAGAGCGCCAATCCGCGCGGCTTGCCCCACCACCCATGTATCAGGTCATCTTGCTCAATGATGACTACACGCCCATGGAGTTTGTGGTGAATGTACTGGAGCGGGTGTTTGCCAAAACCCCGGAGCAGGCCGAACAGCTTATGCTTAAAGTACATTACGAAGGTCGGGCTGTCTGTGGGGTGTATCCGCGCGACATCGCGGCCACCAAGGTGGAAATTGTGCGACAACTGGCGCAGTCGCGACAGCACCCTTTGCAGTGCGTGATGGAACCGGTGCCTGATGCTTGA
- the clpA gene encoding ATP-dependent Clp protease ATP-binding subunit ClpA: MISEELEVSLHMAFVEARAARHEFITVEHLLLSLLDNASTLEVLKACAADIDALRQNLRKFINENTPTFPGEGEVDTQPTLGFQRVIQRAIMHVSSSNSGKNVVSGANVLVAMYGEKDSHAVYYLQQQGVTRLDVVNFLSHGITKANPEPAAPEPPKPAAASETDTRSDAQKSPLDLYATDLNTEASLGRIDPLIGREKEVERVIQVLCRRRKNNPLLVGEAGVGKTAIAEGLALRIQRGDVPDILSQARVYALDMGALLAGTKYRGDFEQRLKAVLKQLKETAQSILFIDEIHTLIGAGSASGGTLDASNLLKPALSSGQLKCLGATTYSEYRGIFEKDHALSRRFQKIDVAEPTVEQTIQILRGLKANFEEHHGVRYSAAALTAAAELSARYINDRFLPDKAIDVIDEAGAAQRLLPRSKQKKVIGKADIQATVSRIARIPPQTVSSDDRNKLATLARDLKSVVFGQDMAIDALAAAIKMARSGLGLPDKPIGSFLFSGPTGVGKTEVARQLAFVLGVELLRFDMSEYMERHTVSRLIGAPPGYVGFDQGGLLTEAVTKQPHCVLLLDEIEKAHPDVYNILLQVMDHGTLTDNNGRKADFRNVILIMTTNAGAEALNKTSIGFTQAQRSGDEMQDIKRHFSPEFRNRLDAIIGFKPLSRDIILRVVDKFLMQLENQLHEKRVEVTFSDALRDHLAAKGFDPAMGARPMHRLIQDTIRRALADELLFGRLVDGGQVEVDLDENGEVVLEYPSSGPDEPGSKASSRPEPELVD, from the coding sequence ATGATCTCCGAAGAACTTGAAGTCAGTCTACACATGGCCTTTGTCGAGGCTCGTGCCGCGCGCCATGAATTCATCACGGTAGAGCATCTGCTGTTGTCCCTGCTCGATAACGCCTCCACACTGGAAGTGTTGAAAGCATGTGCTGCCGATATTGATGCACTGCGCCAGAACCTGCGTAAATTCATCAACGAAAATACGCCCACTTTTCCTGGCGAGGGCGAGGTCGACACCCAGCCCACGTTGGGCTTTCAGCGTGTGATTCAGCGTGCCATCATGCACGTATCGTCCAGTAACTCCGGTAAAAATGTGGTGTCCGGAGCGAATGTGCTGGTGGCGATGTATGGGGAAAAAGATTCGCACGCGGTGTATTACCTGCAGCAGCAAGGTGTCACGCGTCTGGATGTCGTCAATTTCCTCTCTCACGGCATTACCAAGGCCAATCCGGAGCCTGCCGCTCCCGAGCCACCCAAACCGGCCGCCGCTTCGGAAACCGATACTCGTTCGGATGCCCAGAAGTCGCCGCTGGATCTGTACGCCACCGACCTGAACACCGAAGCCAGCCTGGGTCGTATTGACCCTCTGATTGGCCGCGAGAAGGAAGTGGAGCGTGTCATCCAGGTGCTGTGCCGTCGCCGCAAGAATAATCCCTTGCTGGTGGGCGAGGCCGGCGTGGGCAAGACCGCAATTGCCGAAGGCCTGGCCTTGCGTATTCAGCGTGGCGATGTGCCGGACATTCTTAGCCAGGCACGTGTGTATGCGCTGGATATGGGTGCCTTGCTGGCTGGCACCAAGTACCGTGGCGACTTTGAGCAACGTCTGAAAGCCGTGCTCAAGCAGCTCAAGGAAACGGCCCAGTCTATTTTGTTTATCGACGAGATCCATACCTTGATCGGCGCTGGCTCGGCGTCGGGTGGTACGCTGGATGCGTCCAATCTGCTCAAGCCTGCCTTGTCTTCTGGTCAGCTCAAGTGTCTGGGGGCGACGACCTATTCGGAGTACCGCGGTATTTTCGAAAAAGACCACGCCCTGTCGCGTCGTTTTCAGAAAATCGATGTGGCCGAGCCGACGGTTGAGCAGACCATCCAGATTTTGCGTGGACTGAAAGCCAACTTCGAAGAGCATCACGGCGTGCGCTATTCGGCGGCCGCCCTGACTGCGGCTGCAGAGTTGTCTGCACGCTACATCAATGACCGCTTTTTGCCGGATAAGGCCATTGATGTGATCGACGAAGCCGGAGCCGCGCAGCGTTTGTTGCCGCGCTCCAAGCAGAAGAAAGTTATTGGCAAGGCCGATATCCAAGCAACGGTCTCGCGCATTGCCCGCATTCCGCCTCAGACCGTATCCAGCGACGATCGCAATAAGCTGGCAACCTTGGCACGCGATCTGAAATCGGTGGTGTTCGGTCAGGACATGGCGATTGATGCCCTGGCTGCCGCCATCAAGATGGCCCGTTCTGGCCTGGGGTTACCCGACAAGCCTATCGGTTCCTTCCTGTTTTCCGGCCCGACCGGTGTGGGTAAGACTGAAGTGGCTCGTCAATTGGCCTTTGTGCTGGGCGTGGAGTTGCTGCGCTTTGACATGTCCGAGTACATGGAGCGTCACACCGTATCGCGTCTGATTGGTGCGCCTCCCGGCTATGTGGGGTTTGATCAGGGTGGTTTGCTGACTGAAGCGGTCACCAAGCAGCCCCACTGTGTGCTCTTGCTGGACGAAATCGAGAAAGCGCACCCGGATGTCTATAACATCCTGCTGCAGGTGATGGATCACGGTACGCTAACGGATAACAATGGCCGCAAGGCAGATTTCCGCAACGTTATCTTGATCATGACCACCAATGCGGGGGCCGAGGCCCTGAACAAGACCAGTATCGGGTTTACGCAGGCTCAGCGCTCGGGCGATGAAATGCAGGATATCAAGCGTCATTTCTCACCAGAGTTCCGCAACCGTCTGGATGCCATTATTGGCTTTAAGCCATTGTCGCGCGATATCATCCTGCGCGTGGTGGACAAGTTCCTGATGCAACTGGAAAACCAGCTTCACGAGAAGCGGGTGGAAGTGACCTTCTCGGATGCCTTGCGCGATCATCTGGCTGCCAAGGGCTTTGATCCTGCCATGGGTGCTCGCCCCATGCATCGGCTTATTCAGGACACCATCCGTCGCGCCCTGGCTGACGAGCTCTTGTTTGGCCGTCTGGTCGATGGGGGACAGGTCGAGGTCGATCTGGACGAGAACGGTGAAGTGGTACTGGAATATCCTTCTTCAGGACCTGATGAGCCCGGCAGCAAGGCTTCTTCGCGTCCCGAGCCGGAATTAGTCGACTAA
- a CDS encoding paraquat-inducible protein A, which produces MRASRPLIVCTHCDTVHERVPVQGAGLARCVRCDTELYRHSRFSPREWQALVLAVFILFLIANLFPVVHLSMAGKTVAPTFPKALLLIWQQGYWGLSVMAGLVGFWLPLFQLIFQFWALGLIAREKPLPADFGVGLRALSHLEHWSMTAVLFLGLIVAIVKFAGIGHLTVAPGLYAFFALTFLLTGLSRITAGRLWRWAEDRDLVPIATRQDLKAYPAWSACTHCGFVQSSQNSRCGRCAAPVHKRKPNSRARVAALVLTACVFYIPANVLPVMELRSIMGTSAHTILGGVIQLWQLGSWDLALIVFIASIVVPITKLLALVILLIGRRWRGNEVQRQRNRIYDMVELIGQWSMLDVFVVVLMAALANFPGLSQIIPGAGALSFGIVVVLTMLAALSYDPRQGWDLDPREELLIEPRPKPSPPGTRATS; this is translated from the coding sequence GTGAGGGCATCGCGCCCCTTGATCGTCTGTACGCATTGTGACACCGTACACGAGCGAGTCCCCGTTCAAGGAGCGGGGCTCGCTCGTTGTGTACGTTGCGATACCGAACTGTACCGCCACAGCCGCTTTTCACCACGTGAATGGCAAGCGCTGGTTTTGGCAGTTTTCATTCTTTTTCTGATTGCCAACCTGTTTCCTGTCGTCCATCTGAGCATGGCGGGAAAAACGGTGGCTCCCACCTTTCCCAAGGCCTTGTTGCTGATCTGGCAGCAAGGGTATTGGGGCTTGTCCGTGATGGCCGGGCTGGTGGGGTTCTGGCTGCCCTTGTTCCAGTTGATCTTTCAATTTTGGGCCTTGGGTCTGATCGCCCGTGAAAAACCGTTGCCCGCGGATTTCGGAGTGGGGCTAAGAGCCTTGAGTCATCTTGAGCACTGGTCCATGACAGCCGTGTTGTTCCTGGGGCTAATCGTGGCTATCGTGAAGTTTGCCGGAATAGGGCATTTGACGGTGGCGCCGGGCTTGTATGCATTTTTTGCCCTGACCTTTTTGCTGACCGGCCTGAGCCGTATTACGGCAGGCCGACTTTGGCGTTGGGCCGAGGATCGTGATCTGGTTCCGATTGCAACCCGCCAGGACTTGAAAGCGTATCCGGCCTGGAGCGCCTGCACCCATTGCGGGTTTGTCCAGTCCAGCCAGAACTCACGTTGTGGCCGTTGTGCAGCGCCCGTTCACAAACGCAAACCCAATAGCCGTGCGCGGGTGGCGGCGCTGGTGCTGACGGCCTGTGTCTTTTACATTCCGGCCAATGTCCTGCCCGTCATGGAACTGCGCAGCATTATGGGCACGAGTGCCCACACTATTTTGGGTGGGGTGATCCAGCTTTGGCAATTGGGCTCCTGGGACTTGGCCCTGATTGTTTTTATTGCCAGTATTGTCGTTCCCATTACCAAGCTCTTGGCCCTGGTGATTCTGCTGATAGGACGGCGCTGGCGAGGCAATGAGGTGCAGCGGCAACGCAACCGCATTTACGATATGGTCGAGCTGATCGGGCAGTGGTCCATGCTGGACGTATTCGTCGTGGTGCTCATGGCAGCCTTGGCGAACTTTCCGGGCTTATCGCAGATCATTCCCGGCGCGGGGGCCTTGAGTTTTGGCATTGTTGTTGTCTTGACCATGCTGGCCGCGTTAAGTTATGACCCTCGCCAGGGCTGGGATCTGGACCCTCGAGAAGAGTTACTCATAGAACCGCGACCAAAGCCGTCTCCGCCTGGTACCCGGGCGACTTCCTGA
- a CDS encoding PqiB family protein, which produces MQESKTHQPDGQTEPAQPKLIPSKQSRFSWIWILPIAAALVGASLVLRNWMLTGPRITISFDSAEGLAVDQTKLRYREVDVGTISDIQVSPDRKGVLVTAQLERDGSEFITQEGTRFWVVRPRLGLSGVSGLGTLLSGVYIGVDAPFAVDKKAEQLDFVGLESPPEVTSGRAGKRYVLTAPELGSLDLGSPLYYKGIQVGQVSSYELNEDGNGVRIQVFVDAPNDKFVTQGSRFWNVSGVNMSLDSTGFNVRTHSLVSALAGGLAFDQMEGEPLEVAKADTQYELFPTQERAMAEPDGPAVELRFHFHQSVRGLVPGSKVEFRGLELGQVYDVDLEFDFERKRFFALVKARIYPQRFGHLYEQVVENRPDDKDPVSALFKPMVERGLRAQLRPASLITGQQYIALEFFDKAPAAELDDTTKPLVVPVIAGDFDRLQEQVSDIVTKIAAVPFDQIGKNLQSGLTELGQVLKQLDKTTVPQLNGALKSMDAAVQKLGAMLDSDSAFNASVDQTLSELKRSLRSLRDLSDTLQSQPSAVLRGRSPDVLPEPAP; this is translated from the coding sequence GTGCAAGAATCAAAAACACATCAGCCTGACGGCCAGACCGAGCCTGCACAACCTAAACTGATTCCCTCCAAGCAATCCCGATTCTCCTGGATCTGGATCTTGCCCATTGCTGCGGCGCTGGTCGGTGCCTCATTGGTGCTGCGTAACTGGATGCTGACCGGACCTCGCATCACGATCAGTTTTGACTCGGCCGAAGGGCTGGCCGTGGACCAGACCAAGCTGCGTTACCGCGAAGTGGATGTGGGGACAATCTCGGACATTCAGGTATCACCAGACCGAAAAGGGGTGCTGGTGACGGCGCAATTGGAGCGCGACGGCTCGGAGTTCATTACTCAGGAAGGAACACGCTTTTGGGTGGTGCGTCCTCGTCTGGGCTTGAGTGGCGTGTCGGGGTTGGGCACCTTGCTGTCGGGGGTATACATCGGTGTGGATGCCCCTTTTGCGGTCGACAAGAAGGCCGAGCAGCTGGATTTTGTAGGTCTGGAAAGTCCGCCCGAGGTGACCAGTGGCCGGGCAGGAAAACGCTATGTGTTGACCGCGCCCGAACTGGGTTCGCTGGATTTGGGCTCACCGTTGTACTACAAGGGCATCCAGGTGGGGCAGGTCAGCAGCTATGAGCTGAATGAGGACGGCAATGGGGTGCGCATACAGGTATTCGTGGACGCTCCTAATGATAAGTTCGTGACGCAGGGATCACGCTTCTGGAATGTTAGCGGTGTCAATATGTCCTTGGATTCCACCGGCTTCAATGTGCGTACGCATTCGCTGGTTTCGGCGCTGGCCGGGGGCCTGGCGTTTGATCAGATGGAAGGCGAACCCTTGGAGGTGGCGAAGGCGGACACTCAATACGAGCTGTTTCCCACGCAGGAGCGCGCCATGGCCGAGCCTGATGGCCCGGCCGTCGAGCTGCGTTTCCATTTCCATCAGTCCGTGCGTGGCTTGGTGCCCGGCTCCAAGGTGGAGTTCCGGGGGCTGGAGCTGGGGCAGGTCTATGATGTGGATCTGGAGTTTGACTTTGAGCGCAAACGTTTCTTTGCCCTGGTGAAAGCGCGTATTTATCCGCAGCGCTTCGGTCATCTGTATGAACAGGTGGTGGAGAATCGTCCGGACGACAAGGACCCGGTCAGCGCCTTGTTCAAACCGATGGTTGAACGTGGTCTGCGTGCCCAATTGCGGCCGGCCAGCCTGATTACCGGCCAGCAATATATTGCTCTGGAGTTCTTTGACAAAGCGCCTGCCGCGGAATTGGATGACACCACCAAACCCCTTGTAGTACCCGTTATTGCTGGCGATTTTGATCGCCTGCAAGAGCAGGTCAGCGATATTGTCACCAAGATTGCGGCGGTTCCTTTTGACCAGATTGGCAAGAATCTGCAAAGCGGGTTGACCGAGCTGGGACAAGTGCTCAAGCAGTTGGACAAGACCACCGTACCGCAACTGAATGGAGCCCTTAAATCCATGGATGCGGCTGTCCAGAAGCTGGGTGCCATGCTCGATTCGGATTCCGCCTTCAATGCCTCTGTCGATCAAACGCTAAGTGAGCTCAAGCGCTCCTTGCGATCCTTGCGTGATTTAAGCGATACCTTGCAAAGCCAGCCCTCTGCCGTATTGCGAGGTCGTTCCCCTGACGTGTTGCCGGAGCCCGCGCCATGA
- a CDS encoding PqiC family protein, whose translation MMSRLLIPVAIASLLTACASSTPTYYTLQAPEAVPADKAVSAQPWKGFQLRRLDVPAQLDRRSLVLTQAAGGQVKLLNDSQWASPLPDEMSLALVSGLQNRLGVPQLASAATNTPRWQIDVLVQRFDSVYGERATLELSWTLTPLGFEAPIRQCRWLDSEPATGITELVTAHRQLQQRWADALAAQMQGKPIPVNLGKSMLCAA comes from the coding sequence ATGATGTCCCGTTTACTGATTCCTGTGGCGATTGCCAGTTTGCTCACCGCCTGTGCCTCGAGCACGCCAACTTATTACACCTTGCAGGCCCCAGAGGCAGTCCCGGCAGACAAGGCGGTTTCCGCACAGCCCTGGAAAGGGTTTCAGTTGCGACGCCTGGATGTACCGGCGCAGTTGGACCGTCGTTCTCTGGTGCTGACGCAAGCGGCAGGGGGGCAGGTCAAGCTGCTGAACGATAGCCAGTGGGCATCGCCTTTGCCCGATGAAATGTCCTTGGCGCTGGTGTCCGGTCTGCAAAATCGCCTGGGCGTGCCCCAGTTGGCCAGCGCAGCAACCAACACGCCCCGTTGGCAGATTGATGTCCTGGTTCAACGTTTTGATTCGGTGTATGGCGAGCGTGCCACCTTGGAACTGAGTTGGACCTTGACGCCCCTGGGTTTTGAGGCACCCATTCGGCAGTGCCGCTGGCTCGATTCCGAGCCTGCCACTGGCATTACTGAATTAGTGACGGCCCACCGTCAATTGCAGCAGCGTTGGGCGGATGCGTTGGCTGCTCAGATGCAAGGTAAACCTATCCCGGTTAACCTGGGCAAGTCTATGCTGTGCGCCGCATAA